A window of the Alnus glutinosa chromosome 4, dhAlnGlut1.1, whole genome shotgun sequence genome harbors these coding sequences:
- the LOC133867038 gene encoding NAC domain-containing protein 30-like, translated as MEMESCVPPGFRFHPTEEELVGYYLARKINSLKIDLDVIVDIDLYKMEPWDIQARCKLGYYEQNEWYFFSHKDKKYPTGTRTNRATAAGFWKATGRDKAVLSKNRIIGMRKTLVFYQGRAPNGRKSDWIMHEYRLQTTEHGPPQAKGWVVCRAFKKPTPNHRQGFEAWTHAYYVRENSQVSRPPSFSDFASTTDQVVHPNIQAPAFHEPISSAQQELVCSHNVLDSQLLELPQLGSPTLSTSLATKEGFHHQHNGLAIEDFEEERSISSQYIDWRNLDNLLASQFPGTTSFSHQNLPLISQNNELEAQSNACFPDL; from the exons ATGGAGATGGAGTCTTGTGTACCGCCGGGCTTTAGATTTCACCCAACGGAGGAAGAACTCGTGGGTTACTACCTTGCGAGAAAGATTAACTCACTGAAAATCGATCTAGATGTTATTGTTGACATTGATCTCTACAAAATGGAGCCATGGGACATCCAAG CCAGATGCAAGCTAGGGTATTATGAACAGAATGAGTGGTACTTCTTCAGTCACAAAGATAAGAAGTATCCAACTGGAACGCGGACTAATAGAGCCACTGCTGCTGGATTCTGGAAGGCAACGGGAAGGGACAAGGCCGTGCTCTCCAAGAACCGAATCATAGGGATGAGAAAGACTCTGGTGTTCTACCAAGGACGAGCACCCAATGGTAGGAAATCTGACTGGATCATGCATGAATATCGTCTCCAAACAACTGAGCATGGACCTCCTCAGGCAA AAGGATGGGTCGTGTGTCGGGCATTCAAGAAGCCCACTCCTAATCATAGACAAGGTTTCGAAGCTTGGACTCATGCCTACTATGTCAGAGAAAACAGCCAAGTTAGCCGGCCTCCGTCATTTTCAGATTTCGCAAGCACAACAGATCAAGTGGTTCATCCAAACATTCAAGCTCCAGCTTTTCATGAACCCATCAGTTCAGCACAACAAGAGCTTGTTTGCAGCCACAATGTTTTGGACAGCCAGCTTCTTGAGCTACCGCAACTAGGTAGTCCCACTCTATCAACAAGTTTGGCAACAAAGGAAGGGTTTCATCATCAGCATAATGGTTTAGCCATCGAAGATTTCGAAGAGGAAAGGAGCATCAGCAGCCAATATATTGACTGGAGAAATTTGGATAACTTACTAGCATCACAGTTTCCTGGCACAACATCCTTTTCCCATCAAAACTTGCCATTAATATCCCAGAACAATGAGCTTGAAGCTCAAAGCAATGCATGCTTTCCTGACTTATAA
- the LOC133866022 gene encoding proteasome subunit alpha type-1-B-like, with translation MFRNQYDTDVTTWSPAGRLFQVEYAMEAVKQGSAAIGLRSKTHVVLACVNKANSELSSHQKKIFKVDDHIGVAIAGLTADGRVLSRYMRSECINHSFTYESPLPVGRLVVQLADKAQVCTQRSWKRPFGVGLLVGGLDESGAHLYYNCPSGNYFEYQAFAIGSRSQAAKTYLERRFENFVDSSWEDLIKDALIATRETLQGEKLRSPICTVAVMGVGEPFHILDQETVQQLIDKFELVGEEEVPAAEPDAAAEEGAEEGDAAEQGGDADQGAAAEEGAAPMEI, from the exons ATGTTCCGGAACCAGTACGACACGGACGTCACGACATGGAGCCCGGCGGGGAGGCTGTTCCAGGTTGAGTACGCGATGGAGGCGGTGAAGCAAGGGTCGGCGGCGATCGGCCTCCGATCCAAGACCCACGTGGTGCTGGCCTGCGTCAACAAGGCCAACTCCGAGCTCTCCTCCCACCAGAAGAAGATCTTCAAGGTCGACGACCACATCGGCGTCGCCATCGCCGGCCTCACCGCCGATGGCCGCGTCCTCTCCCGTTACATGCGCTCCGAGTGCATCAATCACAGCTTCACCTACGAGTCCCCGCTCCCCGTCGGTCGCCTCGTCGTCCAGCTCGCCGATAAGGCTCAG GTCTGCACGCAACGCTCATGGAAACGGCCCTTTGGTGTTGGCCTGCTGGTAGGTGGCTTAGATGAATCTGGAGCTCACCTATATTACAACTGCCCAAGTGGTAACTATTTTGAGTACCAGGCCTTTGCCATTGGGTCCCGTTCACAAGCTGCAAAGACATATTTGGAACGTAGGTTTGAGAACTTTGTGGACTCGTCGTGGGAAGATCTGATCAAAGATGCACTTATTGCAACAAGGGAAACATTGCAGGGAGAGAAGCTCAGGAGTCCCATATGTACAGTTGCTGTAATGGGAGTTGGAGAGCCATTCCATATATTAGATCAGGAAACTGTACAACAATTGATCGATAAATTTGAGCTTGTGGGAGAGGAAGAGGTTCCTGCTGCTGAACCTGATGCTGCTGCTGAAGAGGGTGCTGAAGAAGGTGATGCAGCCGAACAGGGTGGTGATGCTGACCAGGGTGCTGCAGCTGAGGAAGGTGCAGCTCCAATGGAGATTTGA
- the LOC133866006 gene encoding uncharacterized protein LOC133866006, with the protein MGAEEPLPSKNNGDEGVKVNAKLEAEAPLVLGLQPAALVDHVARVDWSLLNQIPGERGGSIPVAIEELEHILSELRAHILASPDDPLPMKTMAGGSVANTIRGLSAGFGVSCGIIGACGDNEQGRSFVSNMSSYGVNLSSLRMKKGPTGQCVCLVDALGNRTMRPCLSNAVKVQADDLTREDFKGSKWLLLRYAKFNLEVIQAAIKIAKQEGLLVSMDLASFEMVRNFKLPLLQLLESGDIDLCFANEDEATELLRGDQNADPEVALEFLAKHCQWAVVTLGPNGCIAKHGKEVVRVPAIGEAKAIDATGAGDLFASGFLYGLVKGLSLEECCKVGSCSGGSVIRSLGGEVTPDNWQWMYKQMQNKGLPVPDIHKMITP; encoded by the exons ATGGGAGCGGAGGAGCCCTTGCCCAGCAAAAACAATGGGGACGAGGGGGTCAAGGTCAATGCAAAGCTGGAGGCTGAGGCTCCTCTTGTCCTCGGTCTCCAACCGGCCGCCCTCGTCGACCACGTGGCCCGCGTTGATTGGTCCTTGCTCAATCAAATCCCCGGCGAGCGCGGTGGCTCTATTCCG GTTGCGATTGAAGAGCTTGAGCACATATTGAGTGAGTTGAGAGCCCATATCCTTGCGTCCCCGGATGATCCATTGCCCATGAAGACGATGGCGGGTGGCAGTGTGGCCAATACCATTCGGGGACTGAGTGCGGGCTTTGGAGTCTCCTGTGGAATAATTGGGGCCTGTGGGGATAATGAGCAAGGTCGGTCCTTTGTGAGCAACATGAGCTCTTATGGAGTGAACCTCTCGAGCTTGAGGATGAAGAAGGGACCCACGGGACAG TGTGTTTGCTTGGTTGATGCTTTGGGCAACCGTACCATGCGGCCTTGTCTCTCCAATGCTGTGAAGGTTCAG GCGGATGACTTGACAAGAGAGGATTTCAAGGGATCCAAG tGGTTGTTGTTgagatatgcaaaattcaattTAGAAGTTATTCAAGCGGCTATAAAGATTGCCAAACAAGAGGGTCTTTTGGTGTCGATGGATTTGGCCAGTTTTGAG ATGGTTCGAAACTTTAAATTACCTCTTCTACAGTTATTGGAGTCAGGGGATATAGACCTCTGCTTTGCCAATGAGGATGAAGCAACAGAGCTTCTAAG GGGTGATCAAAATGCTGATCCTGAAGTTGCACTTGAATTTCTGGCTAAACACTGTCAATGGGCTGTGGTGACATTAGGCCCTAATGGATGCATTGCAAAGCATGGAAAAGAG GTTGTCCGAGTTCCAGCCATTGGAGAAGCAAAGGCTATTGATGCCACTGGAGCAGGCGACCTATTTGCAAGTGGATTTTTATATGGATTGGTAAAAGGACTGTCTCTGGAGGAATGCTGCAAAGTTGGCTCATGCAGTGGCGGATCTGTTATCCGCTCTCTTGGAGGCGAGGTGACCCCGGATAATTGGCAGTGGATGTACAAGCAGATGCAGAACAAGGGCCTCCCTGTGCCAGATATCCACAAAATGATCACTCCATAA